The Lysobacter enzymogenes genome window below encodes:
- a CDS encoding helix-turn-helix transcriptional regulator, with product MEYWDHIDRVMRAGSLDEVKSVTSAFSRAVGFHNHGYATKLREPLAGGSDFVFFEDFDSDWSKTYLALAAPDAERNDPRITLSREGLPAVAWNSRGRTTWEPRPQLYQIGRRTLMAAGEFGLHGGITVPSWSPGTQWSFTTFTVNALADPRELAPTLGPAVYFVSCMHAAIDRLLRRPRNAPRLSDRECEVLRWSAVGKTSWEISMILQISERTVNFHLQQVARKLGVKGRRAACARAVALGLIAL from the coding sequence ATGGAGTATTGGGACCACATCGACCGGGTGATGCGCGCCGGCTCGTTGGATGAAGTCAAATCCGTGACATCGGCCTTCTCCCGCGCCGTGGGCTTCCACAACCACGGTTATGCGACCAAGTTGCGCGAACCGCTGGCCGGCGGTTCGGATTTCGTGTTCTTCGAGGATTTCGACAGCGACTGGTCCAAGACCTACCTGGCGCTGGCCGCGCCCGACGCCGAGCGCAACGACCCGCGCATCACCCTGTCGCGCGAAGGCTTGCCGGCGGTGGCCTGGAATTCGCGCGGCCGCACCACCTGGGAACCGCGCCCGCAGCTCTACCAGATCGGCCGGCGCACGCTGATGGCGGCCGGCGAGTTCGGCTTGCACGGCGGCATCACCGTGCCGAGCTGGTCGCCGGGCACGCAGTGGTCGTTCACCACCTTCACCGTCAACGCGCTGGCCGATCCGCGCGAACTGGCGCCGACCCTGGGTCCGGCGGTGTACTTCGTCAGTTGCATGCACGCGGCGATCGACCGGCTGCTGCGCCGTCCGCGCAACGCGCCCCGGCTCAGCGACCGCGAATGCGAAGTGCTGCGCTGGTCGGCGGTCGGCAAGACCTCGTGGGAGATCTCGATGATCCTGCAGATCAGCGAGCGCACGGTGAACTTCCACCTGCAGCAGGTGGCGCGCAAGCTCGGGGTCAAAGGCCGCCGCGCGGCCTGCGCGCGCGCGGTCGCGCTAGGGCTCATAGCGTTGTAG
- the truD gene encoding tRNA pseudouridine(13) synthase TruD yields the protein MNELPRAHGAPALSARIRSAPEDFRVEELPSFAASGSGEHLLLTVEKRGMNTAFAAKRLAQWAGVGEVAIGYAGLKDRHAVTVQRFSVHLPKRVAPDFAKLELALLESDELRVLEHHWHAKKLPRGALAGNRFVLTLREVEGEREAIEQRLQRVAAEGVPNYFGEQRFGRDGDNVANALAMFAGRRVRREQRSLLLSAARSELFNRALAARVRDGSWSGLRDGAGLDGEVWSLAGSRSVFGPEPWSDALAERLARSDIHPSGPLWGRGELRSAGAVRALELAALDDEQALALRAGLEAAGLDQERRALRLRAEQWQWRWLDDGALEVGFVLPAGAYATVVLAELGRIEGAR from the coding sequence TTGAACGAGCTGCCGCGCGCGCACGGCGCGCCGGCGCTGAGCGCGCGCATCCGCAGCGCGCCGGAGGATTTCCGGGTCGAGGAACTGCCGTCGTTCGCCGCCAGCGGCAGCGGCGAGCACTTGCTGCTGACGGTGGAAAAGCGCGGCATGAACACCGCCTTCGCGGCCAAGCGGCTGGCGCAGTGGGCCGGCGTGGGCGAGGTCGCGATCGGCTACGCCGGGCTCAAGGACCGCCACGCGGTGACCGTGCAGCGCTTCAGCGTGCACCTGCCCAAGCGCGTGGCGCCGGATTTTGCAAAGTTGGAGCTGGCCTTGCTGGAAAGCGACGAACTGCGCGTGCTCGAACACCACTGGCACGCCAAGAAACTGCCGCGCGGCGCGCTCGCCGGCAACCGCTTCGTGCTGACCCTGCGCGAAGTCGAGGGCGAGCGCGAAGCGATCGAACAACGCCTGCAACGCGTCGCCGCCGAAGGCGTGCCCAACTATTTCGGCGAACAGCGTTTCGGCCGCGACGGCGACAACGTCGCCAATGCGCTGGCGATGTTCGCCGGCCGCCGGGTCCGGCGCGAACAGCGCAGCCTGCTGCTGTCGGCGGCGCGTTCGGAACTGTTCAACCGCGCCCTGGCCGCGCGCGTGCGCGACGGCAGCTGGAGCGGCCTGCGCGACGGCGCCGGGCTCGACGGCGAAGTCTGGTCGCTGGCCGGCAGCCGCAGCGTGTTCGGGCCGGAGCCGTGGAGCGACGCGCTGGCCGAGCGCCTGGCGCGCAGCGATATCCATCCCAGCGGCCCGTTGTGGGGCCGCGGCGAACTGCGCAGCGCCGGTGCGGTGCGCGCGCTGGAGCTGGCCGCGCTGGACGACGAGCAGGCGCTGGCGTTGCGCGCCGGCCTGGAAGCCGCCGGCCTGGACCAGGAACGCCGCGCGCTGCGGCTGCGCGCCGAGCAATGGCAATGGCGCTGGCTCGACGACGGCGCGCTGGAAGTCGGTTTCGTGCTGCCGGCCGGCGCTTACGCCACGGTGGTGCTGGCCGAACTCGGCCGGATCGAAGGCGCGCGCTGA
- the surE gene encoding 5'/3'-nucleotidase SurE produces MRVLLSNDDGVDAPGIRILAQGLREAGHEVLVVAPDRDRSGASNSLTLDMPVRVARLDDSTWRVYGTPTDCVHVALSGMLEVEPDIVVSGINTTANVGDDVIYSGTVAAAMEGRFLGLPAVAMSLAAADHDGRHYQTAARAAVEIIARLRTDPLPADTILNVNVPDLAWDEVAGFEVTRLGNRHRAEACIRQSDPRGREWWWIGPAGAEADAGPGTDFHALRTGNISITPIHVDLTRYQALEQVASWVGGLAAALDTPLNSGPAPERAR; encoded by the coding sequence ATGCGCGTATTGCTCAGCAACGACGACGGCGTCGACGCGCCCGGCATCCGCATCCTCGCCCAGGGGCTGCGCGAGGCAGGACACGAAGTGCTGGTGGTCGCGCCCGATCGCGACCGCTCCGGCGCGAGCAATTCGCTGACCCTGGACATGCCGGTGCGGGTCGCGCGCCTCGACGACAGCACCTGGCGCGTCTACGGAACGCCGACCGACTGCGTGCACGTGGCCCTGAGCGGCATGCTCGAGGTAGAACCCGACATCGTCGTGTCCGGCATCAACACCACCGCCAACGTCGGCGACGACGTGATCTATTCGGGCACCGTCGCCGCGGCGATGGAAGGGCGCTTCCTCGGCCTGCCGGCGGTGGCGATGTCGCTGGCCGCGGCCGACCACGACGGCCGCCATTACCAAACCGCGGCGCGCGCGGCGGTCGAGATCATCGCCCGCCTGCGCACCGATCCGCTGCCGGCCGACACCATCCTCAACGTCAACGTGCCCGATCTGGCCTGGGACGAGGTCGCCGGCTTCGAAGTCACCCGCCTGGGCAACCGCCACCGCGCCGAGGCCTGCATCCGCCAGAGCGATCCGCGCGGCCGCGAGTGGTGGTGGATCGGCCCGGCCGGCGCCGAAGCCGACGCCGGCCCGGGCACCGACTTCCACGCCCTGCGCACGGGCAATATTTCGATCACCCCGATCCACGTCGACCTGACCCGCTACCAGGCGCTGGAACAGGTCGCCAGCTGGGTCGGCGGCCTCGCCGCGGCGCTC
- a CDS encoding Smr/MutS family protein produces MTSQPDRPDQDAGDDDAALFRAAIGEVRRLPEAALPPSAPKPRPRPRMAEADEAQAREEFRHALDEQLLEAGDPLSYRRDELPPKIFARLRRGEMSAQEELDLHGSPVREAEALLRAFLNDARAHELGCVRIIHGKGRGGSSDFLDSRGLPVLKNLVDRMLRQRADVLAFHSAPSAQGGTGAVLVLLARRR; encoded by the coding sequence ATGACGTCCCAGCCCGACCGCCCCGACCAGGATGCCGGCGACGACGACGCGGCCCTGTTCCGCGCCGCCATCGGCGAAGTCCGCCGCCTGCCCGAAGCCGCGCTGCCGCCGTCCGCGCCGAAGCCGCGGCCGCGCCCGCGCATGGCCGAGGCCGACGAGGCGCAGGCGCGCGAAGAATTCCGCCATGCCCTCGACGAACAGTTGCTGGAAGCCGGCGACCCGCTGAGCTATCGCCGCGACGAACTGCCGCCGAAGATTTTCGCCCGGCTGCGCCGCGGCGAGATGTCGGCGCAGGAGGAACTGGATCTGCACGGCAGCCCGGTGCGCGAGGCCGAAGCGCTGCTGCGCGCGTTCCTCAACGATGCGCGCGCCCACGAGCTGGGCTGCGTGCGGATCATCCACGGCAAGGGCCGCGGCGGCAGCAGCGATTTCCTCGACAGCCGCGGCCTGCCGGTGCTGAAGAACCTGGTCGACCGGATGCTGCGCCAGCGCGCGGACGTGCTGGCGTTCCATTCCGCGCCGAGCGCGCAAGGCGGCACCGGCGCGGTGCTGGTGCTGCTGGCGCGGCGGCGCTGA
- the ispF gene encoding 2-C-methyl-D-erythritol 2,4-cyclodiphosphate synthase: MNIRIGQGYDVHAFGDGDHVMLGGVRVAHDRGVIAHSDGDVVLHALCDAMLGALALGDIGQHFPPSDARWRGADSRAFLRHCNELIAQRGYTVGNCDVTVVCERPKVGPHAPAMRELIAADLGIAADAVSVKATTSEKLGFTGRGEGIAATAVCLLVGA; this comes from the coding sequence ATGAACATTCGAATCGGCCAAGGCTACGACGTCCACGCATTCGGCGACGGCGACCACGTGATGCTCGGCGGCGTGCGCGTCGCCCACGACCGCGGCGTGATCGCCCATTCCGACGGCGACGTCGTGCTGCACGCGCTGTGCGACGCCATGCTCGGCGCGCTGGCGCTCGGCGACATCGGCCAGCATTTCCCGCCCAGCGACGCGCGCTGGCGCGGCGCCGACAGCCGCGCGTTCCTGCGCCATTGCAACGAATTGATCGCGCAGCGCGGCTACACGGTCGGCAACTGCGACGTCACCGTGGTCTGCGAGCGGCCCAAGGTCGGCCCGCATGCGCCGGCGATGCGCGAACTCATCGCCGCCGATCTGGGCATCGCCGCCGATGCGGTCAGCGTCAAGGCGACGACATCGGAAAAGCTCGGCTTCACCGGCCGTGGCGAAGGCATCGCGGCGACGGCCGTGTGCCTGTTGGTCGGCGCATGA
- the ispD gene encoding 2-C-methyl-D-erythritol 4-phosphate cytidylyltransferase, with protein sequence MIWAVLPAAGRGQRFGGDIPKQYLRIAGKPLIEHALIALLAHPRVAGAMVALSADDALWPGWSELLGKPVLRCTGGGERADSVLAALRALPAQAGDDALVLVHDAARPNLRGEDVGRLVAAAEAAPDGAILGAPLRDTLKRAGRGRIVGTEPRDGLWRAFTPQAFRRGALTAALADAARAGVTVTDEASAMERTGVQPWLVEGREDNLKVTTPADLALAEYLIGKA encoded by the coding sequence ATGATCTGGGCCGTCCTTCCCGCCGCCGGCCGCGGCCAGCGCTTCGGCGGCGACATTCCGAAGCAGTACCTGCGCATCGCCGGCAAGCCGCTGATCGAGCACGCGCTGATCGCGTTGCTGGCGCATCCGCGCGTGGCCGGGGCGATGGTCGCGCTGTCGGCCGACGACGCGCTGTGGCCGGGCTGGAGCGAACTGCTCGGCAAACCGGTGCTGCGCTGCACCGGCGGCGGCGAGCGCGCCGATTCGGTGCTGGCGGCGCTGCGCGCGCTGCCGGCGCAGGCCGGCGACGACGCGTTGGTGCTGGTCCACGACGCCGCCCGCCCGAACCTGCGCGGCGAGGACGTCGGCCGCCTGGTCGCCGCGGCCGAAGCCGCGCCGGACGGCGCCATCCTCGGCGCGCCGTTGCGCGACACGCTCAAGCGCGCCGGCCGCGGCCGCATCGTCGGCACCGAGCCGCGCGACGGCCTGTGGCGCGCGTTCACCCCGCAGGCCTTCCGCCGCGGCGCCTTGACCGCGGCGCTGGCCGATGCGGCCCGCGCGGGGGTGACCGTCACCGACGAAGCCTCGGCGATGGAGCGCACCGGCGTGCAGCCGTGGCTGGTGGAGGGCCGCGAGGACAATCTCAAGGTGACTACGCCGGCGGATTTGGCGCTGGCGGAGTATTTGATCGGCAAAGCCTGA